In the genome of Desulfomonilaceae bacterium, one region contains:
- a CDS encoding HEAT repeat domain-containing protein, whose translation MTTDVAVVTFENNEKTFTESNESSEVSEERLPALEALLKCRTGGTLVLGKPGIGKTTVLGRFMLEQATRAKENEASLIPVLVHLKLLSRSANIVNLIISSISQYGTNFTEDLVKGALISGKLILLFDGLNELPSEDAERDLARFLQEFSNSMPMIFTSRYRKNVGFLKIKTLLNLQPLSRSQIDLFVRNFAGSNVQGMISELRDLSPNLTQNPFLLERLCGVFRKENRIPHNLGTIFREWADDYTSYTDQELRGDLNYRRMWKELLSQLAYRMIQGNAPNFLLTNVDRQKAVHILTNYLEEEKWGGPRESAEKFLDDFLKYNILEKDTDGSIGFPHQLLQEYFAAEYLLGLLPSLADDDLRSNWLNYPKWTEPICLVAQLSEDYGLPSRLLELAYQVDMVLAARIAGAVKAEFQEKTIASLWSQDFPERVKIYLLGESRAEGAIPLLEAELRNRNPTVRESAAVALGMTGLALASLPLSRALFDDYPSVPENAADAMLLIDIAPAADILLGALGSRNSKARWGAAKSLRGLNSERVISALIKVLNDSDGNVRHKAAESLGVIGSEDALEPLIHLLSDPNWHVVGGAGEALGRIGSPLAEEPLLECLFRDHPLIRESAARALGRLGSKKALDILIGQLRSANPVTRRNAAWGLRAFDTEDSVDPLSGALRDNEPSVRATAATALGDMDAGKSFPHLISLLDDPEPSVALAVLESLGKLGKVDAVNTLNELLSRTDSNSPLYVRILKTLSMLGSPQAVASLIDILAKAREPQKIRLSLFLGELGCEEARESLLAMLKHQTWLIRKKAAKCLGTNGDQCLIERLRPLLRETQDLLILNLISDLQNKFGCYDQNLIPWDVEFYILHLSDLHFRGETTADEPYVLLFLDIERKLKPPRIDAIVLSGDMVYQGCGAIGYDPLERFLDKLMNRYGISRDRLVIVPGNHDLDRNSDSDKFGQFRSFYWSVKKKEYPCNYDEQATVEKFPDQKVMIMGLNSAYEEDRDHPRLASINRTALIRGIGQLERDILDDKWLKIVVWHHPLSQELDDGIKDQKFIELLREAGWQIALVGHIHRDSHEKIGSFLTIGAGTFGAPPEELVPAIPWQYNFISIRGNKLSLHIRRKETETGTWNALKEILIEV comes from the coding sequence GTGACTACAGATGTCGCTGTTGTTACCTTTGAAAACAATGAAAAAACTTTCACAGAAAGCAATGAATCGTCTGAGGTGAGTGAAGAAAGACTACCCGCTTTGGAAGCGCTGCTCAAATGCCGCACGGGGGGTACTCTAGTCTTAGGCAAGCCTGGGATAGGCAAAACAACCGTTCTGGGCCGTTTCATGTTGGAACAAGCCACTAGGGCAAAAGAAAATGAAGCCTCCTTAATCCCTGTCCTAGTTCATTTGAAATTGCTGAGCCGATCTGCGAACATAGTCAATTTGATCATCTCGTCCATTAGCCAATACGGAACAAACTTCACTGAAGATCTGGTCAAAGGAGCCCTGATATCTGGTAAATTAATATTACTATTCGATGGCTTAAACGAACTCCCGTCCGAGGACGCTGAACGAGATTTGGCACGATTCCTCCAAGAGTTTTCGAATTCCATGCCAATGATCTTTACCAGCCGTTATCGCAAAAATGTCGGCTTCCTGAAGATCAAGACACTGTTGAATCTGCAACCATTGTCTAGAAGCCAGATCGATCTATTTGTACGAAACTTTGCAGGCTCCAACGTACAAGGAATGATTTCTGAGTTGCGGGATCTATCGCCGAACTTGACCCAGAATCCGTTCCTTCTTGAAAGGTTGTGTGGAGTTTTCAGGAAAGAGAATCGTATACCTCATAATCTAGGGACTATATTCAGAGAGTGGGCCGACGACTACACATCATACACGGACCAGGAACTCAGGGGGGATCTAAATTATAGACGGATGTGGAAGGAGTTGCTCAGCCAACTGGCTTACCGGATGATCCAAGGGAATGCGCCAAACTTCTTGCTAACGAATGTCGATAGACAAAAGGCAGTCCATATTCTCACTAACTACCTCGAAGAAGAAAAATGGGGTGGTCCCCGTGAATCTGCGGAAAAATTTCTCGACGACTTTCTAAAGTACAACATACTCGAAAAGGATACTGACGGATCTATCGGATTCCCGCATCAACTGTTGCAGGAATATTTCGCTGCTGAGTACCTCTTAGGATTACTACCCTCTCTGGCTGATGACGATCTCAGAAGTAATTGGTTGAATTATCCCAAATGGACTGAACCAATTTGCTTAGTGGCGCAGCTTTCAGAAGATTATGGATTGCCATCACGATTGCTGGAACTGGCCTACCAGGTAGATATGGTGTTAGCGGCTAGAATTGCGGGCGCTGTCAAAGCCGAGTTTCAGGAAAAGACTATTGCGTCATTGTGGAGCCAGGATTTTCCTGAAAGGGTTAAAATTTACTTATTAGGAGAAAGTAGGGCTGAAGGTGCCATCCCATTACTTGAAGCGGAACTAAGAAACCGTAACCCTACGGTTAGAGAAAGCGCAGCCGTGGCCCTAGGTATGACCGGTTTAGCTCTGGCAAGCCTGCCCCTATCCCGGGCGTTATTTGACGATTATCCGTCGGTTCCTGAGAACGCCGCTGACGCAATGCTACTTATTGATATTGCCCCCGCAGCCGACATACTCCTAGGCGCTCTTGGGAGTCGGAATTCGAAAGCTCGCTGGGGTGCAGCCAAATCGCTGAGAGGCCTGAACAGCGAACGTGTGATATCAGCCTTAATAAAGGTCTTGAATGACTCTGATGGCAATGTAAGACACAAGGCCGCAGAGTCGCTAGGTGTCATTGGCAGTGAAGACGCTCTAGAACCACTGATCCATCTCTTGTCCGACCCTAATTGGCACGTTGTAGGAGGGGCAGGCGAAGCCCTAGGGCGTATTGGGAGCCCCCTAGCAGAAGAACCGTTACTGGAATGCTTATTCAGGGATCATCCTTTAATTAGAGAGAGCGCCGCTAGAGCGTTAGGTCGTCTGGGAAGTAAGAAAGCACTTGATATCCTCATCGGTCAACTAAGGAGTGCAAATCCCGTTACACGCCGTAACGCTGCTTGGGGGCTGAGAGCGTTTGATACCGAGGATAGTGTTGATCCACTCAGTGGCGCCCTACGAGACAATGAACCGTCAGTCAGGGCGACTGCGGCAACAGCTCTAGGCGACATGGATGCAGGCAAATCCTTCCCACATTTAATTAGTCTACTTGATGATCCGGAACCCTCGGTAGCCTTAGCTGTTTTAGAATCACTAGGAAAACTTGGCAAAGTGGACGCTGTAAATACTCTCAATGAATTGCTCAGCCGCACTGATAGCAACAGTCCTTTGTATGTAAGAATTCTCAAGACACTATCGATGCTTGGTTCACCCCAAGCAGTGGCTAGTCTCATCGACATTCTGGCGAAAGCCAGAGAACCCCAAAAAATCCGATTGTCTCTTTTCCTAGGTGAACTTGGATGTGAAGAAGCTAGGGAATCGCTTCTTGCGATGTTGAAACACCAAACCTGGCTTATACGAAAAAAGGCTGCTAAGTGCTTGGGGACAAACGGTGATCAATGTCTTATCGAACGTCTTCGACCGTTGCTAAGAGAGACTCAGGACTTACTTATTCTGAATCTAATATCTGATCTTCAAAACAAGTTTGGGTGTTACGACCAGAACCTGATTCCATGGGATGTGGAATTTTACATTTTGCACTTGTCAGACTTGCATTTTCGAGGAGAGACAACGGCAGATGAACCATATGTACTATTGTTCCTGGACATAGAAAGAAAGCTGAAACCGCCAAGAATAGACGCCATTGTGTTGTCAGGGGATATGGTTTATCAGGGTTGCGGAGCCATTGGGTACGATCCTCTAGAGCGTTTCCTTGATAAATTGATGAACAGATACGGCATTAGTCGAGATAGATTGGTAATCGTTCCGGGCAATCATGATCTTGACAGGAATTCAGATAGTGACAAGTTTGGTCAGTTTCGGTCGTTCTATTGGAGTGTTAAGAAGAAGGAATATCCTTGCAACTACGATGAACAAGCAACTGTGGAAAAATTTCCCGATCAGAAGGTCATGATCATGGGCCTTAACTCGGCATATGAAGAGGATCGAGATCATCCAAGACTAGCAAGCATCAACCGAACTGCCCTTATTAGAGGGATTGGACAACTTGAGCGCGATATTTTGGATGATAAGTGGCTCAAAATTGTGGTTTGGCACCATCCGCTTTCACAGGAACTAGACGACGGAATCAAGGATCAAAAGTTTATAGAATTACTCCGGGAAGCGGGTTGGCAGATAGCGCTTGTGGGGCATATCCATCGAGATAGCCATGAAAAAATTGGATCATTTCTGACGATTGGAGCCGGAACGTTCGGGGCTCCACCGGAAGAACTCGTTCCAGCTATTCCTTGGCAATATAATTTTATAAGTATACGTGGGAATAAACTGAGTTTACATATAAGGAGAAAAGAAACCGAGACAGGAACGTGGAACGCTCTGAAAGAAATCTTGATTGAGGTCTAA
- a CDS encoding DUF169 domain-containing protein — MFDTSELKGFLSALGATEEPFGMMYSDVEPDDGIHPKSAALPTREDEKSGKVDWAALNSARSCVIGLIWRARKKRGVAYFDREHFGCLGGAFYLGYMESQLDSIAHYVSSGVPGKMEGEKYLSSPQITRQFFDTLNPRPAPAKYCVFKPISLFQENEDPELVIFFARPEVMSGLFTIATFVTDDFEAVRTPFGAGCTAIVTWPIKYAAEGKLKAVLGGWDPSERKYLGHDELSLSLPYEMFKKMVEKWRDSFLTTHTWVSLKSRREKE; from the coding sequence ATGTTTGACACTTCTGAACTCAAGGGATTCTTATCGGCTTTAGGCGCGACCGAAGAACCGTTCGGAATGATGTACTCCGACGTAGAGCCGGACGACGGGATACACCCCAAGTCGGCGGCGTTACCCACTCGTGAAGATGAAAAGAGCGGCAAAGTCGATTGGGCCGCTCTTAACAGCGCGCGGTCCTGCGTAATCGGATTAATCTGGCGCGCCCGTAAGAAAAGAGGTGTCGCATATTTTGACAGGGAGCATTTTGGCTGCCTGGGTGGGGCCTTTTACCTTGGATACATGGAATCCCAATTAGATTCCATTGCCCATTATGTTTCCTCAGGTGTGCCAGGAAAGATGGAAGGGGAGAAATATCTGTCATCACCTCAAATCACAAGGCAATTTTTTGACACTTTGAACCCGAGACCCGCTCCGGCCAAATATTGTGTTTTCAAACCGATTTCTTTATTTCAGGAAAATGAAGATCCGGAGTTGGTCATATTTTTTGCTCGTCCCGAGGTTATGTCAGGCTTATTCACGATAGCCACTTTTGTCACGGACGACTTTGAGGCTGTTAGGACTCCCTTTGGGGCAGGGTGTACTGCAATAGTAACCTGGCCGATCAAATATGCGGCTGAAGGAAAGCTCAAGGCGGTACTCGGTGGATGGGACCCATCTGAAAGAAAATACCTTGGTCATGATGAACTCTCCTTAAGTCTTCCTTACGAAATGTTCAAGAAGATGGTCGAAAAGTGGCGGGATAGCTTTTTGACTACCCATACGTGGGTAAGTCTGAAAAGCCGGCGAGAAAAAGAGTGA
- the trpA gene encoding tryptophan synthase subunit alpha, giving the protein MTSRITARFSKAAKEDRAAYIPFIMAGFPDEDTFIGLLKTLDNCGADVIEVGIPFSDPLADGPTIQKAGKIALENGSSLEKTLSALNSIQTEIQAPVVLMSYWNPILKMGVDRFGEMMKQSGLSGTIIPDLPPDEATCWMNVAESHGLDTIFMVAPTTTPKRLEMIVNASKGFVYLVSMTGVTGSELVVSNALLKTVLSVKELTSLPVAVGFGVSNPDQAAALSDVADGVIVGSALIKKCLESPDGMAAKKAVSDLSLGIVERLGKSQAAGHA; this is encoded by the coding sequence ATGACATCAAGAATTACTGCAAGATTTAGTAAGGCGGCCAAAGAGGACAGAGCCGCTTATATTCCTTTCATCATGGCCGGTTTTCCTGATGAAGATACCTTTATTGGTTTATTGAAGACCCTCGATAATTGCGGCGCAGATGTGATAGAGGTTGGAATTCCATTTTCCGATCCTCTCGCCGATGGCCCAACCATACAGAAAGCCGGGAAAATAGCTCTTGAAAATGGCTCTAGCCTGGAGAAGACTTTGAGCGCCCTTAACTCCATACAAACTGAGATTCAAGCTCCGGTGGTTTTGATGAGTTACTGGAACCCCATTCTCAAAATGGGAGTTGACAGGTTCGGAGAAATGATGAAACAGTCCGGATTATCAGGAACAATAATACCGGATTTACCGCCTGATGAAGCGACATGTTGGATGAATGTAGCTGAGTCCCATGGACTTGATACAATTTTCATGGTCGCGCCGACCACAACTCCGAAAAGACTTGAGATGATAGTTAACGCCTCGAAGGGTTTCGTTTACCTGGTGTCCATGACGGGTGTCACTGGAAGCGAGTTGGTGGTGAGCAATGCGCTACTGAAAACAGTGTTGAGCGTCAAGGAGTTAACATCCCTTCCTGTGGCGGTCGGCTTCGGTGTGTCAAACCCAGATCAGGCTGCGGCCCTTTCTGATGTGGCGGACGGAGTGATAGTGGGAAGCGCTTTGATAAAGAAGTGTCTCGAATCTCCTGATGGGATGGCTGCTAAAAAGGCGGTTTCAGATCTGTCCCTTGGGATTGTTGAACGGTTGGGTAAGTCGCAGGCCGCAGGGCACGCATAA
- the trpB gene encoding tryptophan synthase subunit beta, with amino-acid sequence MTKLEVLYKEPKQSVSTPDSRGYFGRFGGRFAPETLMPALEELSETYTRTKDDPSFKSELKELLEHYAGRETPLYFARRLSENLGGAGIYLKREDLTHTGAHKINNALGQVLLASRMGKKRIIAETGAGQHGVATATAAALMGLECVVYMGSLDIERQGLNVTRMKMLGAQVVPVNDGSCSLKDSVNAAIRDWVTNVSTTHYIIGSVIGPHPYPMIVRDFQSVIGKEARKQILERTKKLPDVAIACVGAGSNAIGLFHAFLDDPVRLIGVEAGGHGLETGRHAASLCAGSPGTLHGAYLYLLQSDDGQITEAHSIAAGLDYPGVGPEHGMLKDIERVEYVSVTDDEAVVGFMDLARTEGIIPALESAHAIAYLKKFAGAMSVNESILVCLSGRGDKDVAQVADYLESNKVSIVNENPLVKTQRLYTAPEIGR; translated from the coding sequence ATGACAAAATTAGAAGTTTTATACAAAGAGCCAAAACAGTCGGTTTCAACGCCTGATTCCAGGGGTTATTTCGGTCGTTTCGGAGGACGTTTTGCGCCTGAAACGCTGATGCCGGCTCTTGAGGAGCTTTCAGAAACATATACACGAACGAAGGACGACCCTTCATTCAAATCTGAACTGAAGGAATTACTGGAGCACTATGCCGGTAGGGAGACACCGTTATATTTTGCACGCCGCCTTTCAGAGAATCTCGGCGGCGCTGGAATCTATCTGAAACGCGAAGATTTGACCCACACTGGAGCCCATAAAATTAACAATGCTTTGGGACAGGTATTACTCGCGTCAAGAATGGGTAAAAAGAGAATTATCGCTGAAACAGGGGCGGGCCAGCATGGAGTAGCCACTGCGACTGCGGCCGCCCTAATGGGATTGGAATGCGTAGTCTACATGGGTAGCCTTGACATTGAACGCCAAGGACTGAACGTGACGCGTATGAAAATGCTTGGCGCGCAGGTCGTTCCGGTCAACGACGGCAGTTGTTCTTTGAAGGACTCAGTGAACGCCGCAATAAGAGATTGGGTAACGAACGTCTCAACGACTCATTATATAATCGGATCAGTAATAGGGCCGCATCCATATCCAATGATTGTGCGGGATTTTCAGTCGGTGATCGGCAAAGAGGCTCGAAAACAGATACTCGAGCGGACCAAAAAACTCCCTGATGTAGCGATTGCCTGCGTCGGGGCGGGCAGTAACGCTATCGGGCTTTTTCACGCCTTCCTGGATGATCCTGTTCGGCTGATCGGAGTTGAAGCCGGTGGCCATGGTTTAGAAACAGGCCGTCATGCGGCCAGCCTCTGCGCCGGTAGTCCAGGGACGCTACACGGGGCGTATCTGTATCTTTTGCAGAGTGACGACGGTCAGATTACCGAAGCGCATTCTATAGCGGCTGGACTTGATTATCCGGGGGTCGGTCCGGAACATGGCATGCTCAAAGACATTGAAAGAGTAGAGTATGTTTCCGTTACCGACGATGAAGCGGTTGTTGGATTCATGGATCTGGCCAGGACCGAGGGAATAATTCCAGCGCTGGAAAGCGCTCACGCTATCGCGTACCTGAAAAAGTTCGCAGGAGCCATGTCTGTAAACGAAAGTATCCTTGTGTGTCTTTCGGGGCGTGGGGACAAGGATGTGGCGCAAGTGGCGGATTATTTGGAGTCAAACAAAGTTTCCATAGTAAATGAAAATCCTTTGGTGAAAACACAGCGCCTTTATACAGCGCCGGAGATTGGAAGATGA
- a CDS encoding phosphoribosylanthranilate isomerase: protein MVRVKICGITSAEDAVFAAEMGADALGFVFAPSPRRVSLDDVLEIIRDLPPFVQTVGVFADSDLEEVIFFRNRLRLNLIQLSGSESDEYIRALGPGVIKAVHVSNGSKPNLEVNESATILLDSASGDLKGGTGKVLDWDTLAEASIRRPFILAGGLTPENISIAVAKVKPYAVDVSSGVEIKPGRKDHDKIRSFIQRAKTVGFNA, encoded by the coding sequence ATGGTTCGAGTAAAAATTTGTGGAATCACCAGCGCTGAAGACGCAGTTTTTGCGGCGGAAATGGGCGCTGACGCCTTGGGTTTTGTGTTTGCTCCAAGCCCCAGGCGTGTGTCACTGGATGACGTTTTGGAAATTATCCGGGATCTGCCCCCTTTTGTTCAGACAGTCGGAGTTTTTGCAGATTCCGATTTAGAAGAGGTAATTTTCTTCAGAAACAGGCTCCGGTTGAATCTTATTCAGTTGTCGGGCTCTGAATCCGACGAATACATTCGGGCTTTAGGGCCTGGGGTGATAAAAGCGGTTCATGTTTCTAACGGGTCTAAGCCCAATCTCGAGGTCAATGAGTCTGCCACCATTCTCCTTGATTCAGCTTCGGGCGATCTAAAAGGGGGAACTGGCAAGGTTCTTGACTGGGATACGCTCGCAGAGGCGTCTATCAGACGTCCCTTTATTCTCGCCGGTGGGTTGACGCCGGAAAATATCTCAATTGCAGTAGCGAAGGTCAAACCCTATGCGGTCGATGTGTCAAGCGGGGTAGAAATAAAACCAGGCAGGAAGGATCATGACAAAATTAGAAGTTTTATACAAAGAGCCAAAACAGTCGGTTTCAACGCCTGA
- the trpC gene encoding indole-3-glycerol phosphate synthase TrpC, whose product MAALTEDFLGKVVEMKQQELSRLSEIGMTKLEVLADAARKPRDFLTNFHGGRPLPIIAEIKKTAPSWKGFRKNVDVKDVAGIYEANDAAAISVLTDSRFFGGSIDDLTSVAEEVNIPILRKDFIIGAEQVYEARAAGADAVLLIVTILDNDTLQELFKTTIRLGMTPLLEIHNENEVSRALRLNPQLMGINNRNLKTLEVNLEVSERLRKMIPHDVTVVAESGVSDEADIRRLLEAGIDGFLIGTTLMKSPDPGKTLHSLVNLGRM is encoded by the coding sequence TTGGCGGCCTTAACAGAAGATTTTCTAGGCAAAGTTGTTGAAATGAAACAGCAGGAGTTGTCGCGACTCAGTGAGATTGGAATGACAAAGCTTGAGGTGCTTGCTGACGCGGCTCGAAAGCCTCGAGATTTTCTCACAAACTTTCACGGAGGCAGACCGTTACCAATAATTGCGGAAATTAAGAAAACCGCTCCTTCGTGGAAAGGATTTCGAAAAAATGTCGATGTCAAAGATGTCGCTGGTATTTACGAAGCCAATGACGCTGCCGCTATCTCAGTACTTACTGATTCTCGGTTTTTCGGGGGTTCAATTGATGATCTAACCTCTGTCGCCGAAGAAGTGAATATCCCAATTTTGAGGAAAGACTTCATCATTGGCGCAGAGCAAGTGTATGAAGCCAGAGCAGCCGGCGCAGACGCGGTTCTGTTGATAGTGACCATTTTGGACAATGATACCCTTCAAGAACTTTTCAAGACCACGATTAGACTCGGTATGACCCCTTTACTGGAAATCCATAATGAGAATGAGGTCTCAAGGGCGCTCAGGCTTAATCCACAATTGATGGGAATAAACAACCGAAACCTTAAAACGCTTGAGGTGAATCTCGAGGTTTCCGAGCGGCTCAGGAAGATGATCCCTCATGATGTCACAGTTGTGGCTGAGAGCGGGGTCTCGGATGAGGCTGACATTAGAAGACTCTTGGAGGCGGGAATAGATGGATTTCTTATTGGAACGACTCTCATGAAATCCCCAGATCCGGGGAAGACACTTCATTCGCTTGTCAATCTTGGGAGGATGTAA
- the trpD gene encoding anthranilate phosphoribosyltransferase, which produces MIKESIEKAVSGTDIPEAQMMETMEEIMEGHATQAQIGALLVALRMKGETVEEITAAARVMRSKSAHIPYECGEGEFLIDTCGTGGDCANTFNVSTTAAFVAAGAGLKVAKHGNRSVSSRCGSADLMEELGLPLDLTPEQVALCIKEVGIGFLFAPLLHTAMKYAIGPRRELGLRTIFNLLGPLTNPAGATVQIMGVYDDRMVKPLTHVVARLGTRKAFVVHGHGGLDEISASGPTLMGLAENGSVSFQYMDPTDFGLELSSPFEIGGGDAIENAALTRSVLNGSLGSYRDVVLLNAAAALVAADKASNFREGVTLAAFSIDSGAAANKLDELVKFARSLKNGGN; this is translated from the coding sequence ATGATCAAAGAATCAATCGAGAAAGCCGTATCGGGAACAGACATCCCGGAGGCTCAGATGATGGAAACCATGGAAGAAATAATGGAAGGTCACGCTACACAGGCCCAGATTGGGGCTTTGCTCGTGGCGCTGCGAATGAAAGGGGAGACCGTAGAGGAAATAACGGCCGCCGCCAGAGTAATGAGATCGAAAAGCGCCCACATTCCCTATGAATGTGGGGAAGGGGAGTTCCTAATTGACACCTGTGGTACCGGGGGAGACTGCGCAAACACCTTCAATGTTTCAACTACTGCGGCTTTCGTAGCCGCCGGCGCAGGATTAAAGGTCGCGAAACACGGAAACAGATCGGTTTCGAGTAGATGTGGAAGCGCGGACCTGATGGAGGAATTGGGATTGCCGCTCGACCTCACACCAGAGCAGGTGGCCCTGTGCATCAAGGAAGTCGGGATTGGGTTTCTTTTTGCCCCGCTTTTGCACACAGCGATGAAATACGCCATCGGTCCTAGACGGGAGCTGGGTTTGAGAACAATATTCAATTTATTGGGACCGTTAACCAACCCGGCCGGCGCAACGGTGCAGATAATGGGAGTTTACGATGATCGGATGGTCAAACCGTTGACTCATGTTGTCGCCAGACTTGGTACCAGGAAGGCATTTGTGGTGCATGGTCACGGAGGTCTTGATGAAATTAGCGCCAGTGGACCGACTCTAATGGGCCTGGCCGAGAATGGATCAGTTTCCTTCCAATACATGGATCCAACGGATTTCGGTCTGGAACTTAGCTCCCCGTTTGAAATAGGCGGTGGAGACGCCATAGAGAACGCAGCCCTCACAAGATCCGTTCTGAACGGCTCTCTTGGTTCATACAGGGATGTGGTTCTGTTGAATGCAGCGGCAGCGCTTGTCGCTGCGGACAAGGCGTCGAATTTCAGGGAAGGCGTAACTCTTGCGGCCTTCTCCATAGACTCAGGGGCGGCTGCCAACAAACTGGATGAGCTTGTCAAGTTCGCCCGATCCCTGAAGAATGGAGGAAACTAA
- a CDS encoding prephenate dehydrogenase/arogenate dehydrogenase family protein, whose protein sequence is MKDFQTANICIIGGRGRMGGWFESQFRKAGMDPVISDLNDSALTQSMIASFDVVMLAVPIPAVVEVMKSIGSHLRRDTAVIDISSIKREPVNHMLQYSLAEVIGSHPLFGPSAPSFVGQIMFLCPARVGRWSDPFRNFLNDQGAKIIEIDPDDHDRLMACAQSLRHVMLTALGKTLMSLGLDPQRDLGVSGKWFQQLMEMMTHQFEQPAELYADLAIENQYSDVAIRCFHDNLLELVDLVHTGDRAGLARAMGSVAGFLTSKETTSKDSSWGWRNDTGGDSRHMEV, encoded by the coding sequence GTGAAAGATTTTCAGACTGCGAACATTTGTATAATAGGCGGAAGAGGCCGTATGGGCGGTTGGTTCGAATCGCAATTTAGAAAGGCCGGCATGGATCCGGTCATTTCTGACCTGAATGATTCTGCACTGACCCAGAGCATGATCGCGTCGTTTGATGTGGTGATGCTGGCTGTTCCCATCCCGGCCGTCGTGGAAGTCATGAAGTCAATCGGATCACACTTGAGGCGAGATACCGCAGTCATAGACATATCTTCGATTAAGCGTGAACCGGTAAATCACATGCTCCAGTATTCCCTGGCGGAAGTTATAGGGTCACACCCTCTGTTCGGTCCATCAGCTCCATCGTTTGTGGGGCAGATCATGTTTCTATGCCCAGCTCGTGTGGGAAGATGGTCAGATCCGTTCAGAAATTTTCTGAACGATCAAGGCGCAAAGATAATAGAAATAGATCCTGACGATCATGACAGGCTGATGGCGTGCGCGCAGTCTTTAAGACACGTGATGCTTACAGCTTTGGGAAAGACTCTGATGAGTTTGGGACTTGACCCGCAAAGAGATTTGGGAGTTTCAGGCAAATGGTTTCAGCAATTAATGGAAATGATGACGCATCAGTTTGAACAGCCTGCGGAGCTATATGCTGATCTTGCCATCGAGAATCAATATTCTGACGTTGCCATCAGGTGTTTTCACGACAACCTTTTGGAACTTGTTGACCTAGTCCACACCGGTGACCGAGCCGGTCTTGCCCGCGCCATGGGTTCTGTGGCCGGATTTCTTACGTCCAAAGAAACAACGTCAAAAGATTCTTCATGGGGTTGGCGCAATGACACAGGAGGAGATTCCCGGCATATGGAGGTCTGA